A genomic window from Fusarium oxysporum Fo47 chromosome VIII, complete sequence includes:
- a CDS encoding cobalamin-independent synthase, protein MVQSAILGFPRMGVNRDLKKATEAYWGGKISQSDLLAEAKRLRLAHWKIQQDAGVDIIPSNDFALYDQVLHQIQDFGAVPERYTKDGLDPIDQYFAMGRGHQKEGVDVPSLEMVKWFDSNYHYVKPTLQDNQTFKLTDSPKAVAEFKEAKEAGINTRPVLVGPVSFLHLGKADRGQSVEPIDLLEKLLPVYEQILTQLKEAGAETVQIDEPVLVFDLPQKTKAAFKPAYEKFASLGDKIPKIVFTTYFGDIVHNLDLLPKDVYGVHIDLVRNPEQLEKVLGAIGPNTILSAGVVDGRNIWKTNLKRAIETVETAIQKLGKDRVIAATSSSLLHTPHTLASEKKLDPEIADWFSFATEKASEIALIAKAVTEGPASVREQLEANAKSIKARADSPRTNDPQVKERQSKVTQKDYERKSEFTTRISQQQKKLNLPLFPTTTIGSFPQTKEIRVQRNKFTKGEITAEEYDRFIEKEIEENIKIQEELDLDVFVHGEPERNDMVQFFGERFQGYAFTTHAWVQSYGSRCVRPPIIVGDISRPQPMTVKESKYAVSVSKKPMKGMLTGPVTCLRWSFPRDDVHQSVQAEQLALALRDEVVDLEKAGIDVIQVDEPALREGLPLRSGEERDAYLKWAVQAFRLSTAGVEDATQIHSHFCYSEFQDFFHAIAALDADVLSIENSKSDAKLLRVFVDSEYPRHIGPGVYDIHSPRVPSEQEIKDRIEEMLQFLKPEQLWIDPDCGLKTRQWKETKEALANMVNAAKYFRAKYAK, encoded by the exons ATGGTTCAGTCCGCTATCCTCGGTTTCCCCCGTATGGGTGTTAACCGTGACCTGAAGAAGGCCACCGAAGCTT ACTGGGGTGGAAAGATCTCTCAGTCCGACCTCCTCGCTGAGGCTAAGCGCCTCCGTCTTGCTCACTGGAAGATCCAGCAGGATGCCGGTGTCGACATCATCCCCAGCAACGACTTCGCCCTCTACGACCAGGTCCTCCACCAGATCCAGGACTTCGGT GCTGTTCCCGAGCGATACACcaaggatggccttgaccCCATTGACCAGTACTTCGCCATGGGCCGTGGTCACCAGAAGGAGGGTGTCGATGTTCCCTCTCTGGAGATGGTCAAGTGGTTCGACTCCAACTACCACTACGTCAAGCCTACCCTCCAGGACAACCAGACCTTCAAGCTCACTGATAGCCccaaggctgttgctgagttCAAGGAGGCTAAGGAGGCTGGCATCAACACCCGCCCCGTCCTCGTTGGTCCCGTTTCTTTCCTCCACCTCGGCAAGGCCGACCGTGGCCAGTCTGTCGAGCCCATCGaccttcttgagaagctccTCCCCGTCTATGAGCAGATCCTCACCCAGCTGAAGGAGGCTGGTGCCGAGACTGTCCAGATTGACGAGCCTGTCCTCGTCTTCGATCTTCCCCAGAAGACCAAGGCTGCCTTCAAGCCCGCCTATGAGAAGTTCGCCAGCCTTGGTGACAAGATCCCCAAGATTGTCTTCACCACCTACTTCGGTGACATCGTCCACAACCTTGACCTCCTCCCCAAGGACGTCTATGGTGTCCACATCGACCTTGTCCGCAACCCCGAACAGCTCGAGAAGGTTCTCGGTGCTATCGGCCCTAACACCATCCTCTCTGCTGGTGTCGTCGACGGCCGCAACATCTGGAAGACCAACCTGAAGCGTGCTATCGAGACCGTTGAGACCGCTATCCAGAAGCTCGGCAAGGATCGTGTCATTGCTGCCACCTCCAGCTCTCTCCTCCACACCCCTCACACTCTTGCcagcgagaagaagcttgaccCCGAGATTGCCGACTGGTTCTCTTTCGCTACCGAGAAGGCATCTGAGATTGCTCTCATTGCCAAGGCCGTCACTGAGGGCCCTGCCTCCGTCCGCGAGCAGCTTGAGGCTAACGCCAAGTCCATCAAGGCTCGTGCCGACTCTCCCCGAACCAACGACCCTCAGGTCAAGGAGCGCCAGTCCAAGGTCACCCAGAAGGACTACGAGCGCAAGAGCGAGTTCACCACCCGTATCagccagcagcagaagaagctgaacctTCCCCTCTTCCCCACTACCACTATCGGATCTTTCCCCCAGACCAAGGAGATCCGAGTTCAGCGAAACAAGTTCACCAAGGGTGAGATCACCGCTGAGGAGTACGACCGCTtcattgagaaggagattgaagagaacatcaagatccaggaggagcttgacctCGATGTCTTCGTTCACGGTGAGCCTGAGCGTAACGACATGGTTCAGTTCTTCGGTGAGCGATTCCAGGGTTATGCTTTCACCACACACGCCTGGGTTCAGTCCTATGGTTCTCGATGCGTCCGACCTCCCATCATCGTCGGTGACATCTCTCGACCTCAGCCCATGACCGTCAAGGAGTCCAAGTACGCCGTCTCGGTCTCCAAGAAGCCCATGAAGGGTATGCTTACTGGCCCCGTCACTTGCCTTCGATGGTCTTTCCCTCGTGACGACGTCCACCAGTCCGTCCAGGCTGAGCagcttgcccttgccctCCGTGACGAGGTCGTCGACCTTGAGAAGGCTGGTATCGACGTCATCCAGGTCGATGAGCCCGCTCTCCGTGAGGGTCTTCCCCTCCGCTCCGGTGAGGAGCGTGATGCCTACCTCAAGTGGGCCGTCCAGGCTTTCCGCCTCTCCACCGCCGGTGTTGAGGACGCCACTCAGATCCACTCTCACTTCTGTTACTCTGAGTTCCAGGACTTCTTCCACGCCATCGCTGCCCTCGATGCGGACGTTCTGTCCATTGAGAACAGCAAGTCTGATGCCAAGCTCCTCCGAGTCTTTGTCGACTCTGAGTACCCCCGCCACATCGGACCTGGTGTCTACGACATCCACTCTCCCCGTGTCCCCAGCGAGCAGGAGATCAAGGACCGCATCGAGGAGATGCTTCAGTTCCTTAAGCCCGAGCAGCTCTGGATCGACCCTGACTGTGGTCTCAAGACCCGTCAGTGGAAGGAGACCAAGGAGGCGCTTGCCAACATGGTTAACGCCGCCAAGTACTTCCGTGCCAAGTACGCCAAATAA
- a CDS encoding mitochondrial carrier domain-containing protein — translation MTTGAKLAHQDVTGHQSQLSSLSPATTSAISMPLGAGGRRDGETTALTATGAAVSAVPKNSPSNRFVKRYRTEIAASSSSVFSTLAAFPLDSVKTRMQTYHYNGFLDCVRKTYHAEKLGGFFRGVTAPMASITLVRTVSFSIYQRAKYSYSAWVKRNFGFDIIGHVNRPGTYPNLYSVACFGAAGATAGSCITFLACPFELTKLSAQVSVLLAERGSTNKGSHAVAASYQNKGTLRTMANIIKHRGVFGLYTGLKLHLLRDTLGTAIYFMVYESGKQIGNTLAGDHPNSNKVAVVAAGGMCGLVSWAMIYPIDSAKSIYQRNSLLYSKGEKVEPAPKIEFFKRHMYRGLGVSMSRSCVVNAIFFSSFEFVKKHIHQMDDEN, via the exons ATGACCACTGGAGCTAAATTGGCCCACCAAGATGTCACAGGCCATCAATCGCAATTGTCGTCACTATCTCCAGCAACAACTTCTGCCATCAGCATGCCTCTAGGCGCTGGAGGGCGACGCGATGGCGAGACCACGGCTTTGACTGCAACGGGTGCCGCCGTCTCTGCAGTACCGAAAAATAGCCCTTCCAACCGTTTTGTTAAACGATACCGAACCGAAATCGCAGCCAGCTCTTCCAGCGTATTCTCTACCCTCGCCGCTTTCCCACTCGACAGCGTCAAGACGCGCATGCAAACCTACCACTACAATGGATTCCTCGACTGTGTTCGCAAGACATATCatgctgagaagcttggcGGCTTCTTTCGAG GCGTCACAGCACCGATGGCAAGTATAACGCTTGTCCGCACCGTCTCCTTTTCGATCTACCAACGTGCCAAATACTCTTATTCAGCTTGGGTCAAGCGCAACTTCGGCTTTGATATCATTGGCCATGTTAATCGTCCTGGCACATATCCGAATCTCTACTCGGTCGCATGCTTTGGCGCTGCTGGTGCGACCGCTGGCTCTTGTATAACCTTTCTCGCCTGCCCTTTCGAGCTCACTAAGCTCAGTGCGCAGGTCTCTGTACTGCTTGCTGAACGCGGTTCGACCAATAAAGGTAGTCACGCTGTGGCAGCTAGCTACCAAAACAAGGGCACGTTGCGGACAATGGCGAACATCATAAAACACCGGGGTGTTTTTGGTCTGTATACTGGCCTgaagcttcatcttc TTCGTGACACATTAGGCACTGCTATCTATTTTATGGTGTATGAAAGCGGGAAACAAATTGGAAACACATTGGCTGGCGATCATCCCAACAGTAACAAAGtggctgttgttgctgctggtggtaTGTGTGGTTTAGTATCGTGGGCGATGATCT ACCCAATCGATTCAGCCAAGAGCATCTACCAGCGAAACTCGTTACTCTATTCCAAGGGGGAAAAGGTCGAGCCTGCGCCAAAGATCGAATTCTTTAAGCGTCACATGTACCGTGGCCTAGGAGTTTCTATGAGCCGGTCATGCGTTGTGAACGCCATATTTTTCTCGTCATTTGAGTTTGTCAAGAAGCACATTCATCAAATGGACGATGAGAATTAA